From the genome of Gryllotalpicola protaetiae:
TACGCGCCCGAGCGCGCGCACCGGCCCGACACCGTCGCCCTGTGGAAGAAGGTGACCACCGTCGAGGACCCCGAGTGGACCAGGCGGTACCACTCGCTCGACCCCACCGAGCAGGCGTTCGGCGGCGCGATCGAGGTCACCTTCACCGACGGCTCGGTGATCGACGAAGAAATCGCGGTCGCCGACGCGCACCCGCAGGGCGCGCGGCCGTTCGCCCGCGCCGACTACGTGCGCAAGTTCCGCACGCTGGCCGCGCCCGCGCTCGAGCCGGAGGAGATCGAGCGCTTCCTCGACGTCGCGCAGCGACTGCCCGAGCTGACTGCTGACGAGCTCGGGCAGCTGACCATCGTCGCGAAGTACGGGTATCTGGCTCAGGCATCCGCACCCGACGGGCTGTTCTGATGCTCTACGCCACGCAGACGGCCGCCGCCAAGCGCGCCGCGTTCCGCGAGCGGCTCGCGGCCGGTGAGCTGCTGCGCTTTCCCGGCGCGTTCAACCCGCTGTCGGCGCGGCTGATCGAGCAGCGCGGCTTCGACGGGGTCTACGTCTCGGGCGCCGTGCTGTCGGCCGATCTCGGCCTGCCCGACATCGGGCTCACGACGCTCACCGAGGTCGCAGGCCGCACGCACCAGATCGCGCGCATGACCGAGCTGCCGACGCTGGTCGACGTCGACACCGGCTTCGGCGAGCCGATGAACGTCGCGCGCACGGTGCAGGAGCTCGAGGATGCCGGAGCCGGCGGCATCCACATCGAAGACCAGGTGAACCCGAAGCGCTGCGGCCACCTCGACGGCAAAGAGGTCGTCGACGACGAGACGGCGATCAAGCGGGTGCGCGCGGCCGTCGACGGCCGCCGCGACCCGAATCTGCTCATCATGGCGCGAACGGATGCCAGGGGCGCCGTCGGCCTGCCGGCCGCCATCGACCGCATGAAGGCCCTGGTGGATGCCGGCGCCGACGCGATCTTCCCCGAGGCGATGACCTCGCTCGACGAGTTCGCCGCGGTGCGGGCGGCCGTCGACGTGCCGATCCTGGCGAACATGACGGAGTTCGGGAAGTCGGAGCTGTTCACCGTGTCGCAGCTCGCCGACGTCGGCGTCAACATCGTGATCTGGCCGGTCTCGCTGCTGCGGCTCGCGATGGGGGCGGCCCTGCGCGGGCTCGACGAGCTCGACGCCCAGGGTTCACTCGCCCGCCTGACCGGGCAGATGCAGCACCGGGCAGACTTGTACGAGCTGATCGACTACGAGGGCTACAACGCGTTCGACTCCGGCATCTTCAATTTCAACCTCACGAAGGAGTGACGGATGACTGACCAGATCGAGATTCACAAGGGGCTCGCCGGCGTCGTCGTCGACACGACCGACATCTCGTCGGTGAATCAGGAGACGAACTCGCTGCTGTACCGCGGCTACCCCGTGCAGGAGCTCGCCGCCAAGTGCTCCTTCGAGCAGGTCGCCTATCTGCTGTGGCACGGCGAGCTGCCGACCGCCGACGAGCTCGAGGGCTTCGAGGCCGTCGAGCGCGGCCAGCGCGCGTTGAGGCCGGAGGTACAGGCGCTCATCGAGCAGACGCCGGTGTCGGGGCATCCGATGGACGTGCTGCGCACCGCGGTCAGCCTGCTCGGCGCTCTCGAGACCCGGTTCCCGGACGACGAGCGCAGCGACTACGAGAAATCCGTTCGCCTGTTCGCGCAGCTGCCAGCGATCGTCGCGTACGACCAGCGGCATCGTCACGGCATGGATCCGGTGCCGGCGCGCGAAGACCTCGACTACGCGTCCAACTTCCTCTGGATGACCTTCGGCGAGCTGCCCGACCAGACCGTCATCGACGCGTTCCGGGTGTCGCTCGTGCTGTACGCCGAGCACTCGTTCAACGCGTCGACGTTCACGGCGCGGGTCGTCGCCTCGACACTGTCAGACCTGCACTCGGGTGTGGTCGCCGCGATCGGCGCGCTCAAGGGGCCGCTGCACGGCGGTGCCAACGAGGCCGTGATGGCGACCTTCAGCGAGATCGGCTCTGCCGACCGTGCCGAGGCCTGGCTCGAGGACGCGCTCGCGAGCAAGAAGAAGATCATGGGCTTCGGCCACCGCGTCTACAAGAACGGCGACTCGCGGGTGCCGACCATGAAGGCGGCGCTCGACTCGCTCGTCGACTACTACAACCGGCCCGACCTGCTGGAGCTCTACACGGCGCTCGAGCAGGCGATGGGCGACGCCAAGAACATCAAGCCGAACCTGGATTACCCGTCGGGCCCCGCCTACCACCTGATGGGCTTCGACACCCCGACGTTCACCCCGATCTTCGCTGCGGCGCGCGTCACCGGTTGGACGGCCCACTTCATCGAACAGCAAGCCCACAACTCGCTGATCCGCCCGCTCTCGCAGTACACGGGGCCCGCGCAGCGCGGTGTGAGGCCGACCGGCCGCGGCCTCGGCTGAGGCTCAGCGACCGAACGTGCGCCCGGCGAGGTTCACCACCCTCGCGGCCTCGACGCCGTCGGCGGCCTTCGCGAGCGCGACCCGATGCGGGCCGTCTGCGATCCGCCAGGCGCCGACCGCGGTGTCGTACGTCGCCAGCAGCCGGGGGTCTGCGGTGACGGTGACCGTCTGCGACTCCCCGGGCCCGAGCTCGACGCGCTGGAATCCGATCAATCGCTGTCGCCGAGTCCCGACCGCATCGGTGAGGTAGAGCTGGGGCACGTCCGCGCCCGCGCGCTCACCGATGTTCGTCACGGTGAAGGTGGCGGTAACCGTCTCGCCGCCTTCGACACGCAGCTCGTCGTAGGCGAAGCTCGTGTAGCTCAGGCCGTGGCCGAAGGCGAACAGCGGTTTCTCTCCGGTCTTCGCGAACCAGCGATAGCCGACCTCGGCGCCCTCCGCGTAGTCGATCGTGACGGCGGTGCCCCAGGGCGTTCCGAGTCCGGGCAGTTCGGGGCGCGGCGTCTGAGAGAGGTCGGCGGGGAAGCTGATCGGCAGCCGGCCGGACGGATTGACGACACCGGCGAGGACTTCAGCGATGGCCTGACCGCCGGCCTGCCCCGGGTACCACGCCTCGACGATCGCGCGCACGCGATCCTTCCATGGCATCACCACGGGGTTCCCCGTCTCGAGCACCACGACCGTGTTCGGATTCGCGGCGGCGACAGCCTCGATGACCGCGTCCTGCCCCCAGGGAAGCGCGAGGTCGGGGTCGTCGAATCCCTCCGAGTCGACCTTGATGGCGAAGACGATCGCCAGGTCCGCGTGGGCGGCTGCGAGTGCGGATTCGGCCGGACTCATGCCGGGGTCGTATTCGAAGTGCGCGTTCGGAAGAAGCCTGCGGAGCTCGGCGAGGGGCGAGGACGGGTGCAGATACAGGTTCCGCCCGACCCCCATCACGCCGGGGCCGCCGATTCTGATCACCTCGGCGTACCCGTCGGGCGGCACGACCGCGCTCGAGCCGCACCCGCTGGCGACGCCGAGCTGCGCGTGCCCGCCGATCACGACGATCGTGAGCGCCGCGTCGGGCGCGAGTGGAAGGGTGCCGTCGTTCTGCAGCAGCACGATCCCCTGCCGAGCGGTCTTCAACGCGATCTCGTGATGCGCGGCCAGGTCGATCTCGGGGGCTGACGCCCATCGATCGACCCCGACCGCGAACATCGAGCGAAGAATCCGCCTGACCATGTCGGAAAGCCGCTCTGCGGGGAGCCCGCCGTCGCGGTGGGCCGCGCGCAGACGGTCGGTGAACCACTCGGTCTGCCACATCATGAGGTCGAGTTGCAGGCCGGATTCCTGGTCGAGACCCGCGAGCGCGGCCTCCCAGCCGGGGGTGCCGCCCCAGTCGGACATCACCCAGCCGCGGAATCCCCAGGTGCGCTTGAGCAGGTCGATCAGCGCGCGGTTTCCGCCGGCGTATTCGCCGTTGATCTTGTTGTACCCGGTCATCACTGCGCCGGGCTGCGACAGCTCGAGGGCGAGTTCGAAGGCGAGCAGATCGGACTCCCGATGCGCTGCCGGGTCGATGATCGCGTCGAGCCAGTGACGGTTCGTCTCGTTGCAGTTCAGCGAGTAGTGCTTGATGGTCGAGATCACACTTTCGTCCTGGATGCCGTTGATCGACTCTGCGCAGAGGACCGCGCTGAGCAGCGGGTCCTCAGACAGGTACTCGAAGTTGCGTCCGTTGCGGGGGTCGCGCTGAAGGTTGACGCCGCCCGCGAGCTGGATGTTGAAGCCGCGGCTGCGCGCCTCGCGGCCGAGCATGCCGCCCGAGGTGCGCGCGAGCACCGGATCGAACGTCGCGCCGAGCGCGATGCCGGCTGGCAGGGCGGTCGCGCCGTCCCCTGGGCGATAGCCGGGGTTCGTGACGCCGAGACTCGCGTCGCTCATGAGCTGCGCAGGCACCCCGAGGCGCGCGACGCCCGGCACGTAGCCGGCGCTCATCGGCGTTCCCTCAGGAATCCGCTCGTCGCGGACGGTGACCACGTCGTTCGTGCCCATCACGCTGACCAGGAGCGAGAACCGCTCGTCGTCGGTCATCTGCTGTTCGATCTCACGCGCCCGCTCATCGGCTGATGATGTCGTCGCTGCCTGCTCGGTCGTGAGCACCGGAGCCTCCTCTTGTCCGTTCCAGGTGTGCAAGTTGGCTTAGTGGGCACAAAGTTAGTGGTCACTATGGCGCGGCGCTAGAGTCGCAGCATCCTGGAGAGAACGGACAGAGCCCTGAGCGCACCGGAGTCGAAGAAGGTCCAGGGCTCGCCGAAGATGGGCCGGCCGCCGAAGACCACCATCGGCGACATCGTCGACGCCGCGATCGAGCTTTTCGGGAGCCGAGGGTTCAAAGGCACCACGATTGCGGCGATCGCCGAGCGAGTGGGGCTGACGGATGCCGGTGTGCTGCATCACTTCCCGACGAAGGCCTCGCTCATCGAGGCGGCGCTCGAGCGCGGCTTGACACTGCAGACGACACGGATGCAGGAGCTGCTCGCACCCGGTGGCCTCGAGGCGATTCAGCGGATGCGAGACTGGGGCGCGATCGTCGAAGAGAGCCTCGAGCTGACGAGCCTGCAGATCGTGATGAGCGCCGAGGGCATCGCGCCGGAGTCGCCCATCCGTGACTACGTGATCGAACGCTATGCGAACACGCACGGCCTCATCGTCGGGCTGATCCGCCAGGGCATCGAGCGCGGCGAGATCCGCAGCGATGCGGACGCGGACTGGGAGGCGTCGGCGCTGGTCGCCTACCTCGACGGCATCCGCCTGCAACGGTTCCTCTCGCGCGACCGGCTCGCGCTCGCCGAGTCCGTACGGCGCTACTTCGACCTGCTGGTCGAGCGGCTGGCCGTCGACTACGAGCGCGCCCGACCGACTCGATAGCCGACGACGAGGGCAACTGCCACCAGCCCGGCGATGAAGAGCACTGCGCCGGCGAGGTGGATCACCTGCCACAGCGGGTTGTATGAGTACGCCGCGGCGAACGACGTGCTCTCGTCGTAGGTGAGGTAACGGCGCGGCAGCGGCTGGTAGGCGAACCACCCGAAGCTCGCCGCGCTCGCCCCGACCCGTGTGAGCAGCCACAGGACGCCGCCGCCGACGGCGACAACGGCGCCGAGCAGCGCAAGCCACCATCTGCTGAACCACGAAGAGAATCGCGGCGCCACATCGTCCGTCATGCGCTCAACCTACGCCGTTCGCTTGACGCGAGCATCAGATGCCGGTGACCAAGCGCACACCGGCACCGAGTTCGTTCATCAGGTATGCCGGGAGTCGCCCGACAGCGTATGGCTGCAGGAATTCACGGCTGACAGGCCCGAGCTGTGTGACCAGAGCGACGGAATCCTTGTCGAGCCCAGACGCTGCGGCCGGCACGAGCACGTTGCCGGGAAATGCTTCGAGAGCGAGGTTCGACGTCAGCGGAACGATCTGCACCGTGCTGATCGCTGTCGCCAGCAACCAGTCATCTTGGAAGATCACGGCCGGACGGACCTTTGCCGGCTGTGATCCGCGTGGCTGGCCGAAGTCCACCCAGACCACATCGCCGCGTGCGGTCACCAGTCGCTTCCGGACTCGATGACGCGCTGCGCCTCGCTGAGGAAGAGATCGGCGTCAGACGCTCGGCCGACCCGAGTCAGAACCGAGTCGGCGATGGCCGTCAGGCGGCTGGCGCCTTCGAGCTCGTCGGCCAGCTTGGCGCCTGCGCGTCGATAGAACTCAGAACGACTCATCCCGTTGCGTGCCGCAATGCGCTCGAATCGCTGGAAGTCGTCGTCCGGAACCGAAATCGCCGTCTTCATCCCCCGAGTATAACCGGTATGACCACGCCGCGGATCACGATCAGGTGCGTGTTCGCGTCGCCGATCGAGCCCATTGCCCGATCCTGCCGCGCGGCCGATGGCGAGCCGCGCGC
Proteins encoded in this window:
- a CDS encoding bifunctional 2-methylcitrate synthase/citrate synthase; this encodes MTDQIEIHKGLAGVVVDTTDISSVNQETNSLLYRGYPVQELAAKCSFEQVAYLLWHGELPTADELEGFEAVERGQRALRPEVQALIEQTPVSGHPMDVLRTAVSLLGALETRFPDDERSDYEKSVRLFAQLPAIVAYDQRHRHGMDPVPAREDLDYASNFLWMTFGELPDQTVIDAFRVSLVLYAEHSFNASTFTARVVASTLSDLHSGVVAAIGALKGPLHGGANEAVMATFSEIGSADRAEAWLEDALASKKKIMGFGHRVYKNGDSRVPTMKAALDSLVDYYNRPDLLELYTALEQAMGDAKNIKPNLDYPSGPAYHLMGFDTPTFTPIFAAARVTGWTAHFIEQQAHNSLIRPLSQYTGPAQRGVRPTGRGLG
- the prpB gene encoding methylisocitrate lyase — translated: MLYATQTAAAKRAAFRERLAAGELLRFPGAFNPLSARLIEQRGFDGVYVSGAVLSADLGLPDIGLTTLTEVAGRTHQIARMTELPTLVDVDTGFGEPMNVARTVQELEDAGAGGIHIEDQVNPKRCGHLDGKEVVDDETAIKRVRAAVDGRRDPNLLIMARTDARGAVGLPAAIDRMKALVDAGADAIFPEAMTSLDEFAAVRAAVDVPILANMTEFGKSELFTVSQLADVGVNIVIWPVSLLRLAMGAALRGLDELDAQGSLARLTGQMQHRADLYELIDYEGYNAFDSGIFNFNLTKE
- a CDS encoding ribbon-helix-helix protein, CopG family, encoding MKTAISVPDDDFQRFERIAARNGMSRSEFYRRAGAKLADELEGASRLTAIADSVLTRVGRASDADLFLSEAQRVIESGSDW
- a CDS encoding TetR/AcrR family transcriptional regulator, encoding MGRPPKTTIGDIVDAAIELFGSRGFKGTTIAAIAERVGLTDAGVLHHFPTKASLIEAALERGLTLQTTRMQELLAPGGLEAIQRMRDWGAIVEESLELTSLQIVMSAEGIAPESPIRDYVIERYANTHGLIVGLIRQGIERGEIRSDADADWEASALVAYLDGIRLQRFLSRDRLALAESVRRYFDLLVERLAVDYERARPTR
- a CDS encoding beta-glucosidase family protein produces the protein MLTTEQAATTSSADERAREIEQQMTDDERFSLLVSVMGTNDVVTVRDERIPEGTPMSAGYVPGVARLGVPAQLMSDASLGVTNPGYRPGDGATALPAGIALGATFDPVLARTSGGMLGREARSRGFNIQLAGGVNLQRDPRNGRNFEYLSEDPLLSAVLCAESINGIQDESVISTIKHYSLNCNETNRHWLDAIIDPAAHRESDLLAFELALELSQPGAVMTGYNKINGEYAGGNRALIDLLKRTWGFRGWVMSDWGGTPGWEAALAGLDQESGLQLDLMMWQTEWFTDRLRAAHRDGGLPAERLSDMVRRILRSMFAVGVDRWASAPEIDLAAHHEIALKTARQGIVLLQNDGTLPLAPDAALTIVVIGGHAQLGVASGCGSSAVVPPDGYAEVIRIGGPGVMGVGRNLYLHPSSPLAELRRLLPNAHFEYDPGMSPAESALAAAHADLAIVFAIKVDSEGFDDPDLALPWGQDAVIEAVAAANPNTVVVLETGNPVVMPWKDRVRAIVEAWYPGQAGGQAIAEVLAGVVNPSGRLPISFPADLSQTPRPELPGLGTPWGTAVTIDYAEGAEVGYRWFAKTGEKPLFAFGHGLSYTSFAYDELRVEGGETVTATFTVTNIGERAGADVPQLYLTDAVGTRRQRLIGFQRVELGPGESQTVTVTADPRLLATYDTAVGAWRIADGPHRVALAKAADGVEAARVVNLAGRTFGR
- a CDS encoding type II toxin-antitoxin system PemK/MazF family toxin, which gives rise to MTARGDVVWVDFGQPRGSQPAKVRPAVIFQDDWLLATAISTVQIVPLTSNLALEAFPGNVLVPAAASGLDKDSVALVTQLGPVSREFLQPYAVGRLPAYLMNELGAGVRLVTGI